TAGCATAAAGTATAATTGGAAGAGGCACTTTATTCTAATTCAGTTCCACTTACTGCAGCTTTACAAAACGAGGGATGAGAAGTACCTTCTCGACTTGCAAAGGGTCAGTGGACCACAGCTCCTCTTTCTGGATCTGTGTTCTGCCTTTCTAACGCAGCTGAGAGTTCTCTGATCCTGACATGATTAGCTCCCGAAGCACAATCCTTGATACAGCCAGTGGAGTTTCAATTTATATTTGAGATGTACATAATGACCATATATCCTTCAATAGATTATATTTCTGGAACATGTAGACATTAGAGGGTTTTGTTGTTTGCCCAGACGGTTGTCTCTGAAGATCCTAAACAAGGTTTGCAGGCAAGCCTCAAACCTCTTCAATTAGATGTGAAAATTTTAGGCCTTTCTTTAGTCCTTGGAGAAGCTATCCCATTAAGGTGATTGTACTAGCATGATACCCAGACTGAGAAATATCTCATTAAAATTGAAATGAAAGCTGGCCCTTTTTACATACCAGTATTGACAGTAATGGTTGGTGCTCATTTAGCAATTAAGATGTCACAGCAGTTTAAATCAGGTTAGACGTCATGTTATCAGATAAGAAATCTGTTTCAGAATTTCTATGATGCATCTCATTTGGATTTATCAAAAAGGCATATGCGCAGCAATGGAAGAGCTTAGGACTGCGGAAAACTGATACTGTGCTGCTCTAGCTCTACAGAATCGACTTAAAACATAAGGACGTACTGTACAGAAGTCAGCAAATAATTTACTATTTACAGTAGGAAATGCTATAAAAGACTAAGCTTGGTATACTATCACTGCATTTAAGGTGGCCTAAAGTATAATGTACAAGACAGTTGCTTAAAAAATGGACAATGGGTCAGCACAGATGGTGTGATATCAGTCGTTCCCAGTTGCATTAGAGCCATTCTCAGCTGAATCAAGATGTCCCATCTTCTCAGTGATCTGATCAACATTGTTTTGGTGATTAAGATTACTCCAGTCTATGGCAATCTTTATATCTTCAGTTGCCTCGCTTTTAACGTCAGCATGCTGTCTTCCTGACTCTGCCTCTCCTGTGAGAAACCGCTCCCAAAATACATCGTTATGGGGACCTTCAGTTTCACTGGTGGTCTCTTGTGAAGTGTCACCGGTTGTGGTCTCAGAGTTCATATCGGCTTCAGCTTTCCTATTGGCATCTTCATTGATGTCTGATAATGTCAGGACTGGACTCGGCGCGTAGCTCAGAGAATCTGCCAAGGAAGAAGGGAATTGAGCTTGCTCTGTGGTCGAAGAAAAGGGACTCAGTCCAGCTGATGACTGTTGATTGATGTTAGTGTCCATTGGTGCTGAATTCATCTCTCCTAGAGTCAGATCAGGGCTGGTCTCAGCAACACCACCGTACATCTCTTCCGCAGACCCATGGCTCGCCCTCTGGAAGAAATTCTCCAGTGACACCAAGGCCAGCTCCATCTTCTCAAATGGCTCAGCATTTAAAAGGTGGCCCGGAGACATGCTTGGTGCTTCTGCACCCAGTGTCTGCAGGAACGGCACCTGCTGTTCCTTGACCGTGGGTTCGTCCACAAAGAAATCGATCTTTGGAACCCTCCTCTTCTTGCTGAAGTGGTCTGTCTCCAGCATTGAGGCTGAGACAACCCTGTGTCGCTTCAGGATGTCGCACAGGGAGGCTACAATATTCCTCTGCCGCTGCTCCATTTGCACCAACCTGTCCTCCAACGACTGCATCTGCCAGCTGATCCCATACTGCTGCTGGTTCTGCCTCTGGAGATCTGCCAGGAGCAGGCTCTTCTCATACTTGAGCCTGTTGATCTCGTCCTCAAGCTCCCGCCTTTCAGCCTCTGCTAATGGCCCGTTCACTTGGTTCTGCAAGGAGTGGCTGTGCACCGGTTTGCGCCGGTGGATGTTCTTCAGAAGGTGCGTGTGGCCCCTTATGAAGTCCTCGTTAGCAAACTCCCATCTCTCAGGATCAATTTTCCGAAAACCCTGAAAGAAGACAGATCCAGATGGAGTCAGCAATCTGAACAGCTCAAGCTATAAATGAACACGTCGATCAACGCAGCTATTAGAAATATTGGCCATTTTTATGGCTCTATGCTTCATTGGGTAGATTACATGTCTTCAGCTTGGTTTCAAACATATGTTGCATTAGGCGGGCCCAGCACTTGAAcaatgggtattcaaaattaaCAATACCTACCATTGTACACCTATTCTTTAATATTTATAGTTAATTATAATTTCGAATACCGTTTATTAGcaaaaataatgggtattcaaTGAATACCCTTGGGCCCACCCCCTGTTGCATTGCCTGACCATACAGCCTGAGATGAATGAACGCACAAGGTTGGATAAAAAAGAGGTTTATTTTCAGTGAGGAAGAAACATGAAAAACCCATGGTAATGTTGAACCCATGGAAAATTGATGCATGGATGATGATGAAGCAGTGGATGGAAAACATGCGGTCTGCACAGATGTAGAAACAGGGGGGTACACAGGATTCCGTGGGAAACCATGAAACAAGTTGAATTTGGAACGCGAAATGTCACACCATGGCCGTTCGCAGTACAGTACGGTCTCTGCGTCCCGGTACTGAAACTCGAACCATGTTTTGTTGCCAATTATGCATGTGCAGAAGACTGCAAGgacaaaatagaaaaaaaaagatacacaCATAATCTCGAGAGAGAAATGGTGAGAGAAGCAAAGCAGCGGCGGCTGTCGAAAGCAAATTGAAGCGAAGTAGCTGGGCGAGATCGGGGGTCACTCACGTAGGTGTTGAGCTGCCTGATGAAGCTGGAGAAGTTGTTGTGCTTGAAGTACTTGGGCAGCAGGTCCCGCGAGAAGTCCGGCGGGTTCCACACGACGAAGCTGGCGCCGCCGGGGCCCCACGACACCACGTGGTTGGTCGCCGGATCCTCCACCATCTCGTAGGTCTTGAtcaggaacggcggcggcgatcccgagcctccgcctccgccgccgccgccgccggcacctccGCTTGAACCCTCCATGCTGgccacctcctctctctcttctctctcctggtGCGGTCAGTATcaaccaacccaacccaacccaacctaATGATGGGGCGTGCGGCGTGGTTCTGCGGGAATTAACCGGGTCTCAGCGCCGCTTCCCAAGTCCTACCCACCAAAATGGACCTCGCCGTTCGGCCCTTTCACGCCAAGTTCACACTGAACTGCAGCCCAAATTCTCGCCAAGCTGCCGCTGCCGCGAAAAGGCGACTTCTCTATGACCAAGCTGAACTTGTGCTGCAAGAACCTACAAAGCCGCATGCGGACACGTCGGTGAGTACGGGGTGAATAGGCAACCAACTGCAGCCGTAGAAGCAAATTGCGAATTATTTTATTGGAAAAAAAGCATCGGTCTATCCGTTTGGCAATTTGGGCATTTGACCTGTGATGAAGGCAAAGAGGAGAGAAGGAAAACGGAGGGGGAAATTACTCCAGCGTCGACTCACCTCCACGGTTCCACCGGCGATGATCCCCGCCCGACTCCGGCGCTCGCCGCTAGCGTCGTGGGTGGACGGGAGCACGCGGGCCGGCAGAAGCGCTACGGGGCGGGATCGGAGCTCGTGGAAACCTCAAACCCCCGGCGTGTTTCCTCCGGTTCCGGGCGAGGAACAGACGGGTGGTGGATGGAGGGAGGGGGGAATCGAAGGCGAGtgtggcgggcgccgccgccggtggcgtcGCGCGGCGGCCTTATATAAAAGCGGGGGCGCGCGGGGGCCGAGCCAGGCGTCGCAGCTGGGGGACGCGGACGCGGGGCATCCTGGTGGCTGGTCGCTGCATGAGCAGAGCGGGGGCGTTTGACTGACCGATCCGTTCGCCGGTCTGTGTGGCCCCGCCCCTTTACCCCGCCTAGTCAGCTGCCCAGCAGCGCCGCTTGCTTCTAGAAAGTGGAAAACCGGGCGCCCCGTCAACGTTCGCCGCCAGCCAGCGCGTGTGATAGGTCTGGTCCGGTCAGCAGCGGGAGCCAGGCAGGCAGCCAGCGCTGGGTCGGTACCAGTTGGcccggggccggccggccgctcgGTCTCCGGAGATCGGAACGGCCGGGCCGCCAGATTCGATCAAACCTTGAGACCTACTGTACTCCTGTTGTCCGACACCGGAGCCAATTCGCAGCGGACGATGATTCCGAAAAGCTCGTAACGTAAACCATGCTGCGCTCCGCGTCTCTGCAGCGTGCGTGCTCCGTCCTTGCTTGGCAACCAGTAGTTCGGCTTCGGCGGCGCTGCCACCTATCTCTCTCACTCGCAGGGTGCGTACGTGTGCCCCGGCGCCGGCAATGCTTCGCCCCCAACCAAATACCGCCGGCGACCATCGCTCTCCAACTAACACCAGGAATCTTCGAATGGCAGGCGCTGCGCGTCGTGACAGACAGCCGAATGAAGCAGCCAAGGAAGCTGACGAACCCACGACGAGCCAGCCAAGCCGAATCTTCCCGTAAGCAGCTGTGAAACCCGCGTCCCACCGGGCACTGGCAGGCAGCAGGGGCGACGCGACGCGACGGGAGCCTTTCCCGGGCAAGTCGCCCGTCCGGTCGTCGCCGGCAGGATGAATGTGAACCCTCCGACCTTTCTAAGCCGAGAATTTTCaccccaccccgccgccgtgcagcGTGGAAAATGACCGGCAGCGCAGGCGCAGCGCAGCGGCTGCGATGGCATGGCACGCGCGGATTAGTCGCCGGAGCCGCGCCGAGAGCGCGCGACGACGGCCGACGGCGACGCCATCCCTCCCCCGGGCGCGCGTCATCCCCGCTCCCGGAGCTCGATCTGATCCGCGCCGCGGGCGCTGTGTGTCCCGATCCGGTCACCGGCCGGCCTCGATCTTCTTCCTCTTGTAGCTTGGTCCCCAAGAACAATCCACCATGGCGCGGCCCGGTCCGGTTCCTATCATTGCTCCTTCTAGACGGGCATGCAGCGTCAGGGGGGTTTTTATCCGCACGAGGCCACGTACTAGTGGCCATCTTCTAGATACCAGATATATACCGGTAATCTAGAAGGGCGACATGTCGTGTGAACCATGGACGATTGACACCGTCATGACGCGTAGCATAACTAACGATATTGTTAACCGTACCTGTCGCTATTATCATCGTTCATCAGTCAGGCTACTAACGAGGaatcgttttgttactgcatgtaAAATTTTTAAGAGAAAGGAGAACACGGATGGATCTTCTCTGGTGTGGCCGCCATGTGGTGCTCGTTGTGCTCAAGGCCAGTAATAGAGACTCCAGGGGGCGGGGTGCAAACAGGAACGGGAAATCCAAACGGCCGAACTACGATATCATTTTTGAACGTTCCTGTTTTTTTTATACAAAAACAGAAAGTCTGTCATTTTCAACTAATTTCATAATCGATTTTAAAAGGTAAATTTCATAACCGTTTTACAAAATGCGTATTGTAAGACTGAAACacatttttgagaattttcccGACCACTTTCAACTTTTCATCCCTGGGCAGCACAACTACCCTTTGTCCACCTTTATTTACAAGTCATGCTAGCACCGAGTGTTTAATATTTCCTCAAGTCTTCAAGCCAATGTATATATAGGAGACGTGTGTTGGAGACTCCGTCAATCTGTCATATTTTAAaagcagcaaaaaaaaagaaatggaggtGGCAATACACTAGATCTACTC
The nucleotide sequence above comes from Panicum virgatum strain AP13 chromosome 3K, P.virgatum_v5, whole genome shotgun sequence. Encoded proteins:
- the LOC120698031 gene encoding heat stress transcription factor A-4d-like codes for the protein MEGSSGGAGGGGGGGGGSGSPPPFLIKTYEMVEDPATNHVVSWGPGGASFVVWNPPDFSRDLLPKYFKHNNFSSFIRQLNTYGFRKIDPERWEFANEDFIRGHTHLLKNIHRRKPVHSHSLQNQVNGPLAEAERRELEDEINRLKYEKSLLLADLQRQNQQQYGISWQMQSLEDRLVQMEQRQRNIVASLCDILKRHRVVSASMLETDHFSKKRRVPKIDFFVDEPTVKEQQVPFLQTLGAEAPSMSPGHLLNAEPFEKMELALVSLENFFQRASHGSAEEMYGGVAETSPDLTLGEMNSAPMDTNINQQSSAGLSPFSSTTEQAQFPSSLADSLSYAPSPVLTLSDINEDANRKAEADMNSETTTGDTSQETTSETEGPHNDVFWERFLTGEAESGRQHADVKSEATEDIKIAIDWSNLNHQNNVDQITEKMGHLDSAENGSNATGND